A section of the Longimicrobiales bacterium genome encodes:
- a CDS encoding anthrax toxin-like adenylyl cyclase domain-containing protein has product MPKITNSGVWIVPGPAGKILERAGFHPAHGLAIQFVADDFERIIVSRCAATVAIGLLDEGYSSKGFGIKAKSCDWGPFAGFAMSHVQYSKMISGADPKAVKKQQKFFAHGRSDTGFGATDDGGINAPPDGHIHQHSSMAAPDILKLSAPRLEYLRSQQVIDFLHVRDGGMVSCNSPFGPMNFRLVDLKTGSAARWGIQHQDSFHEQGGKIVQEKGGQWTLVRAMTNTAKSGSATDPHRQCCAGDYDLWGVFPKKGSSVASTHSLAAHGMDRQMQIFSSAKRSAKRKVSEGIGDRIRRLQQATRDQAVERTQHGYGTYKEDREKGNISALTLHTARELNRRIRKKGYLGGDMIHHNDDLGNPFRSDVEEELIAFVPGEMHPQFIVSTGTGGASQGSIGWNQWVRAYEGDYVIYDNPAIHRTRSQ; this is encoded by the coding sequence ATGCCAAAAATCACGAACTCTGGGGTGTGGATCGTTCCGGGGCCAGCCGGGAAGATTCTTGAGCGAGCTGGCTTCCATCCGGCACACGGCCTCGCCATCCAATTCGTCGCGGACGACTTCGAGCGGATCATCGTGTCCCGGTGTGCCGCAACCGTCGCCATCGGCCTGCTCGATGAGGGCTACTCGTCGAAGGGCTTCGGGATCAAGGCGAAGAGCTGTGACTGGGGGCCCTTCGCGGGCTTCGCCATGAGCCACGTCCAATACTCGAAGATGATCTCCGGCGCAGATCCGAAGGCTGTGAAGAAGCAGCAAAAATTCTTCGCCCACGGTAGATCCGACACCGGCTTTGGGGCGACCGACGACGGAGGCATCAATGCTCCACCCGACGGGCACATCCACCAGCACTCATCGATGGCCGCTCCCGATATTCTGAAGCTGTCCGCCCCGAGACTGGAATACCTGCGGTCCCAGCAAGTGATCGATTTTCTGCACGTCAGGGACGGCGGGATGGTCTCGTGCAACTCACCATTCGGGCCCATGAACTTCAGACTCGTCGATCTCAAGACAGGAAGTGCCGCGCGGTGGGGAATTCAACACCAGGACAGCTTCCACGAGCAGGGCGGTAAGATAGTACAGGAAAAAGGAGGGCAGTGGACATTGGTTCGGGCGATGACGAACACCGCCAAGTCGGGATCCGCAACGGACCCTCATCGGCAGTGTTGTGCAGGTGACTACGATCTTTGGGGCGTCTTCCCGAAGAAGGGCTCCTCCGTCGCGAGCACCCACTCGCTCGCGGCTCACGGAATGGATCGACAGATGCAGATCTTTTCCTCGGCCAAGAGATCGGCCAAGAGAAAGGTGTCTGAAGGCATCGGTGACCGCATCCGGCGGCTGCAGCAGGCAACCCGGGACCAAGCTGTAGAACGCACTCAGCACGGGTACGGCACGTACAAGGAGGACAGGGAGAAGGGAAACATCTCGGCTCTTACACTACATACCGCGCGGGAACTCAACCGGCGCATCCGTAAAAAAGGGTACCTGGGCGGTGATATGATTCATCACAACGATGATTTGGGAAACCCGTTCCGGAGCGACGTAGAAGAGGAGTTGATCGCCTTCGTACCGGGGGAAATGCACCCGCAGTTCATCGTGTCCACCGGCACTGGCGGGGCCTCGCAGGGGTCCATTGGGTGGAACCAGTGGGTTCGGGCTTACGAGGGTGACTATGTCATCTACGACAACCCCGCGATCCATCGGACGCGCTCGCAGTAG
- a CDS encoding fumarylacetoacetate hydrolase family protein — protein sequence MRSRLALTLFVFLAIAPPTFAQMSVAEPFKVGTFEIDGIAQVGIVLRDQHIVELARANEALERNAEYPAIPLPADMLELISRYEYGMKARLYELVTHLVENDMITGTRPDYVYDLSEVGTLPPIMYPGKILNAAVNFYSHVNESGSDEDRTEARRQRRENRGIPYLFLKPSRGAVVGNGAQIVLPYGRTQIDWEVELGAVIGRAGKYISADDAEAHIFGYTVTMDISDRGGRPPGGNPLTSDWFVGKGHDTFAPMGPWIVPKEFYGNPMEILRQTLNVGDEVMQEATAGDMIHTLWEVVEYGSSIITLYPGDVINNGTSGGTGAGTAVRGEQRFLQAGEVVSGTIDGIGTLIMPVIAEDAPQGLTGAQLTPVCDYRECRGR from the coding sequence ATGCGCAGCCGACTGGCACTCACGCTCTTCGTTTTCCTGGCGATCGCCCCGCCGACATTCGCCCAGATGAGCGTGGCCGAGCCGTTCAAGGTGGGCACCTTCGAGATCGACGGCATCGCGCAGGTCGGGATCGTGCTCCGGGACCAGCACATCGTAGAGCTGGCCAGGGCGAACGAGGCGCTCGAGCGGAATGCGGAGTACCCGGCGATTCCACTGCCAGCGGACATGCTCGAGCTCATCTCGCGCTACGAATACGGCATGAAGGCTCGCCTCTACGAGTTGGTGACCCACCTCGTCGAGAACGACATGATCACGGGTACACGACCGGACTACGTCTACGACCTGAGTGAGGTCGGGACGCTTCCGCCGATCATGTATCCCGGGAAGATCTTGAACGCCGCCGTGAACTTCTATAGCCACGTGAACGAGTCGGGCTCGGACGAGGACCGGACAGAGGCCCGTCGTCAGCGGCGAGAGAACCGAGGCATACCCTACCTCTTTCTCAAGCCGAGCCGCGGTGCCGTAGTCGGAAACGGGGCCCAGATCGTCCTCCCGTATGGTCGAACCCAGATCGACTGGGAAGTCGAGTTGGGCGCCGTCATCGGGCGGGCGGGGAAGTACATCTCTGCCGACGATGCAGAAGCGCACATCTTCGGCTACACCGTCACGATGGACATCTCGGATCGCGGGGGCCGTCCGCCGGGCGGCAACCCGCTGACGTCGGATTGGTTCGTTGGGAAGGGCCACGACACATTCGCTCCCATGGGCCCCTGGATCGTGCCGAAGGAGTTCTACGGCAACCCGATGGAGATCCTCCGACAGACGCTCAACGTCGGTGACGAGGTCATGCAGGAGGCCACGGCGGGCGACATGATCCACACGCTGTGGGAGGTGGTCGAATACGGATCGTCCATCATTACGCTTTATCCCGGCGACGTGATCAACAACGGCACATCGGGCGGCACCGGTGCGGGCACCGCGGTGCGCGGTGAGCAGCGCTTCCTGCAGGCCGGCGAAGTCGTGTCCGGTACGATCGACGGAATCGGTACGCTGATTATGCCGGTCATCGCGGAGGATGCGCCACAGGGACTGACGGGTGCCCAGCTCACTCCCGTCTGCGACTACCGGGAATGTAGGGGGCGATGA